A window of the Coprobacter fastidiosus genome harbors these coding sequences:
- a CDS encoding ComEC/Rec2 family competence protein yields MKNSFLPIEEAPFLRILLPFIAGILLQHFLPFLHAIYISSFLGIIFIIKYYNSSKFPSKRFINRHYFGIAISFFLISIGIATLFIKQKSETGHYSPNYKYAIATITNCKETQRSICCETEIKEWIQQDEQIIRDNQKVILYFKPDDLSRSLIKDNVIIFKPKLIPIVNSKNPESFDYASYMKYKGVLYTQYLDAQDWKRLGYKQDKSIKGIAQRLQDSALEKLKKDNFSETSYAILSALLLGNIKEITPEIRNAFSTSGLAHILAVSGLHTGIIWSLLYVLLTPLVWIKMSKLRPILIIIFLWAYAFLTGLSPSAVRATIMISFILFGQILDRKGTTMNNLFAAAFFMLLYNPYYLFNVSFQLSFISVFSILYIYPVLYDLINPSSKWGSYIISIFCVSAAAQIGTLPLTVYYFHELPLLSLPANLIIIPVLPFILGGGMLVLILNYLQIPATFLVNGLDQILIYIEHLTKIISTLNFSSIKNIWIESHYVLFLFVIIFALFWSYRTRRSDILIFTLSFAVLFLTADTFYKGHPIQNAWVVYHDNHSTTINFIDNGTNYILHSNPEKQDSTIEKKALNFWMKNRIGNIIHIKDSSDLQNLIICQPFIYFKGSKILLLNSGYWKNKKSTYLLPIDYAIVCKGFSGKLSDITELFSIQTVILCSDLNYFKHQALQKEADQLGIYCYSIKKSGAWIFNTDTQLRIPSITSD; encoded by the coding sequence ATGAAAAATTCCTTTCTCCCAATCGAAGAAGCTCCGTTTTTACGCATACTGCTTCCGTTCATAGCAGGAATTTTATTACAACATTTTTTACCCTTCCTCCATGCAATCTATATATCTTCGTTTTTAGGAATCATATTTATCATTAAATACTACAATTCGTCAAAGTTTCCGTCAAAAAGATTTATAAACCGGCACTATTTCGGTATTGCCATATCTTTTTTCCTCATATCCATAGGAATTGCAACATTATTTATAAAACAAAAAAGCGAAACGGGACATTATTCACCCAATTATAAATATGCTATTGCAACCATCACAAATTGTAAAGAGACACAACGTTCGATCTGTTGCGAAACTGAGATAAAAGAATGGATTCAGCAAGACGAACAAATAATACGCGACAATCAAAAAGTCATTCTATATTTTAAGCCGGATGACCTTTCCCGATCCTTAATAAAAGATAATGTAATCATATTCAAACCGAAGCTCATACCCATTGTCAATTCTAAAAATCCCGAAAGTTTCGATTATGCATCTTATATGAAATACAAGGGAGTCTTATATACACAATATTTAGACGCACAAGATTGGAAACGATTAGGTTATAAACAAGATAAATCTATCAAAGGTATTGCTCAAAGATTGCAAGATTCAGCATTAGAAAAACTGAAAAAAGATAATTTTTCGGAAACATCTTATGCAATACTGAGTGCTCTATTATTGGGAAATATAAAAGAAATCACTCCAGAAATCCGTAATGCGTTTTCTACAAGCGGACTTGCTCATATACTGGCTGTCAGCGGACTACATACCGGTATTATATGGTCATTGCTATACGTACTTCTTACCCCACTCGTATGGATAAAGATGTCAAAATTACGACCGATTCTTATAATTATTTTTTTATGGGCATACGCATTTCTAACCGGATTATCTCCCTCTGCTGTCAGAGCAACAATCATGATCAGCTTCATATTATTCGGACAAATTCTCGACCGTAAGGGAACAACCATGAACAATCTTTTTGCAGCAGCATTTTTCATGTTGTTATACAATCCGTATTATCTATTTAATGTCAGTTTTCAACTAAGTTTCATCTCGGTATTCTCAATTCTTTATATTTATCCGGTCCTTTATGATCTGATAAACCCTTCCTCGAAATGGGGATCATACATAATATCGATATTTTGTGTCTCTGCCGCAGCGCAAATAGGGACATTACCGTTAACCGTATACTATTTTCACGAGTTACCTTTACTTTCCCTGCCGGCAAATCTGATCATTATTCCTGTCCTCCCTTTTATCTTAGGAGGCGGGATGCTTGTCTTAATATTGAATTATTTACAAATACCTGCGACTTTTTTGGTAAATGGATTAGACCAAATTCTCATATATATAGAACACCTGACTAAAATAATTTCTACACTTAATTTCTCTTCTATCAAGAATATCTGGATAGAATCTCATTATGTTCTGTTTCTGTTTGTCATTATTTTTGCTCTTTTCTGGTCTTACCGAACACGACGCAGCGACATTCTGATTTTTACTCTTTCATTCGCAGTATTGTTCCTAACAGCAGACACTTTTTACAAGGGTCATCCTATTCAAAACGCATGGGTCGTTTACCATGATAATCACAGCACTACGATCAATTTCATCGACAACGGGACTAATTATATTCTTCATTCAAATCCTGAAAAACAAGATTCGACGATAGAAAAAAAAGCCCTCAATTTCTGGATGAAAAACAGAATAGGGAATATTATACACATAAAAGACAGTAGCGATCTTCAAAATCTGATAATCTGTCAGCCCTTCATATATTTTAAAGGCAGCAAAATACTATTACTAAACTCCGGATATTGGAAAAACAAAAAAAGCACTTATCTTCTCCCTATCGATTATGCTATTGTCTGTAAAGGTTTTTCAGGAAAGCTGTCGGATATTACTGAGTTATTCAGCATACAGACCGTAATACTTTGTTCAGATCTCAATTACTTCAAACATCAAGCATTACAAAAAGAAGCAGATCAATTAGGCATATATTGTTATTCGATAAAAAAATCCGGAGCATGGATATTCAATACGGATACACAACTTAGAATTCCATCGATAACCTCAGATTGA
- the rpe gene encoding ribulose-phosphate 3-epimerase: MTHKIAPSLLSADFGNLQAAIEMVNQSEADWLHLDIMDGVFVPNISFGFPVLKYVKEISTKPLDVHLMITDPIKFIKEIKGIGAYMMNVHYETCVHLHRTVEQIRENGMKAGVTLNPHTPVSLLEDIVSDVDMVLIMSVNPGFGGQKFIEHSTEKISVLKEMILRKNANTLIEVDGGINLDTGKKVLTAGADILVAGNAIFSTPDPMQMIAKLKTL; this comes from the coding sequence ATGACACATAAAATAGCACCGTCCCTCTTATCCGCTGATTTCGGTAATCTGCAGGCAGCTATAGAGATGGTAAACCAAAGTGAAGCAGATTGGTTACATCTGGATATAATGGACGGCGTATTCGTCCCGAATATTTCTTTCGGGTTTCCGGTTTTGAAATATGTAAAAGAAATCAGTACAAAACCTTTAGATGTTCATCTTATGATCACCGATCCTATTAAATTCATCAAGGAGATCAAAGGGATTGGCGCTTATATGATGAATGTGCATTATGAGACTTGCGTACACTTGCACCGTACTGTAGAACAGATAAGAGAAAACGGTATGAAAGCCGGTGTTACATTAAATCCACACACACCTGTTTCTTTATTGGAAGATATTGTTTCGGATGTTGATATGGTACTTATCATGTCTGTAAATCCGGGATTCGGAGGACAGAAATTTATAGAACATTCCACTGAAAAAATCTCAGTTTTAAAAGAGATGATTTTACGGAAGAATGCCAATACGCTCATTGAGGTTGACGGCGGTATTAATTTAGACACCGGTAAAAAAGTTTTGACAGCCGGAGCAGATATTCTTGTTGCAGGAAATGCAATATTCAGTACTCCAGATCCTATGCAAATGATAGCAAAACTTAAAACATTATAA
- a CDS encoding phage holin family protein, translating into MINNDPKPVSVHQLIAEIKEYLELQRDLLKVEGVEKLTILISAFLVLMISIILGGGALFYLLFALAYLLEPAIGLIGAFGIIGCVCLSILVVVVLLRKQLIINPIVRFLYKLFLKDM; encoded by the coding sequence ATGATAAATAATGATCCAAAACCTGTATCTGTGCATCAATTGATTGCTGAAATAAAAGAGTATCTTGAATTACAACGAGATTTATTGAAAGTTGAAGGAGTTGAGAAACTTACAATTCTTATTTCCGCTTTTCTTGTTTTGATGATAAGTATTATTCTTGGGGGAGGAGCTCTTTTTTATTTGCTTTTTGCTTTGGCCTATTTATTGGAGCCGGCTATTGGTTTGATAGGAGCATTCGGTATTATAGGTTGCGTTTGCTTATCGATATTAGTTGTCGTTGTTTTGTTGAGGAAGCAACTCATAATTAATCCGATAGTTCGGTTTCTATACAAATTATTTTTAAAAGATATGTGA
- the uvrA gene encoding excinuclease ABC subunit UvrA, producing the protein MTDNSIFIKGARVNNLKNIDIEIPRDKLIVITGLSGSGKSSLAFDTLYAEGQRRYVESLSAYARQFLGRMSKPECDFIKGIPPAIAIEQKVNTRNPRSTVGTSTEIYDYLRLLYARIGKTISPISGKEVKKHQTEDIIRCMSNYSEGTRFSVLTILHIPKGRTLETQLEILLKEGYNRVEYKGKTIRIEELEHTSNIDTSSLFLIIDRMTVSSEKNTISRLTDSAETAFFEGGGECILKFYTEKGIEEHTFSKRFEADGITFEEPNDLMFSFNSPVGACPTCEGFGKVIGIDENLVIPNKALSVFDDAVMCWKGEKMSEWKKNLIRVAEASHFPIHRPYYQLTEREKELLWNGNHLFGGIHDFFKMLEENQYKIQYRVMLARYRGKTVCPDCKGGRLKPQAQYVKIGGKSISELVALPITDLKIFFDTLALDEHDSIVAKRLLTEIKNRIGFLVNVGLGYLTLNRLSSTLSGGESQRINLATSLGSSLVGSLYILDEPSIGLHSRDTTLLIKVLRELQALGNTVIVVEHDEEIIRAADYIIDIGPKAGRLGGEVVYQGDLSKLEKATKSYTVRYLTGEEKIETPAHRRKWNNYIKIEGAAHNNLKGIDVIFPLHIMTVVTGVSGSGKSSLVRDVFFKSLSRFYEEDGEQPGIFNRLSGDMHLVKHIEFVDQNPIGKSSRSNPATYLKAFDEIRKLYADQQAAKQMGFTPAYFSFNVEGGRCEECKGDGTITVEMQFMADITLTCESCHGKRFKQDILEIEYRGKNINDVLEMTINQAIEFFSEQQGSAEKKIIKRLKPLQDVGLGYIKLGQASSTLSGGENQRVKLAYFLSNEKQEPTIFVFDEPTTGLHFHDIKTLLKAFDSLIEKGHTVVIIEHNMDVIKCADYVIDMGPEGGDKGGFLVCAGTPEDIASCEKSYTGKYLKDKL; encoded by the coding sequence ATGACCGATAACTCAATATTTATAAAAGGCGCTCGGGTGAATAATCTCAAAAACATCGACATTGAGATACCCCGGGATAAACTAATTGTAATAACAGGACTCTCCGGTTCAGGAAAGTCGTCTTTGGCATTCGATACTTTATATGCAGAAGGACAACGCCGGTATGTCGAAAGCCTTTCTGCCTATGCACGGCAATTTTTAGGACGCATGAGCAAACCTGAGTGTGATTTCATAAAAGGAATCCCTCCGGCAATCGCAATAGAACAAAAAGTCAATACTCGAAATCCCCGTTCCACGGTAGGCACTTCCACCGAAATTTACGATTACCTACGGCTATTATATGCTCGTATAGGAAAAACAATTTCTCCAATATCTGGGAAAGAGGTCAAAAAACATCAGACAGAAGATATAATCAGATGTATGTCTAATTATTCGGAAGGAACACGGTTCTCCGTTCTCACGATATTGCATATTCCCAAAGGCCGAACCTTGGAAACGCAACTTGAGATTTTATTAAAAGAGGGATATAATCGTGTTGAATATAAGGGAAAAACCATTCGGATAGAAGAATTAGAACATACATCTAACATAGACACGTCATCTCTTTTCTTAATAATAGACAGAATGACTGTTTCCTCTGAAAAAAATACAATAAGCCGATTGACAGACTCTGCAGAAACCGCATTTTTTGAAGGAGGAGGTGAATGTATTCTTAAATTTTATACTGAAAAAGGTATAGAAGAACATACATTCTCAAAACGATTTGAAGCCGACGGTATCACTTTTGAAGAGCCGAACGATCTCATGTTCAGTTTCAACAGCCCTGTAGGAGCATGCCCGACTTGTGAAGGCTTCGGTAAGGTTATCGGCATCGACGAAAATTTAGTTATTCCCAATAAAGCGTTATCGGTATTTGACGATGCCGTCATGTGCTGGAAAGGAGAAAAAATGAGCGAATGGAAAAAGAATTTGATTCGTGTAGCCGAAGCTTCTCATTTTCCCATACATCGCCCTTATTATCAACTTACCGAACGAGAAAAGGAACTTTTGTGGAACGGGAATCATCTTTTCGGGGGAATTCACGATTTTTTCAAAATGCTTGAAGAAAATCAATACAAAATCCAATACAGAGTCATGCTCGCTCGATATCGAGGTAAAACTGTTTGTCCCGATTGCAAAGGGGGTCGGCTAAAACCTCAAGCACAATATGTAAAAATCGGAGGAAAATCTATTTCGGAATTGGTCGCTTTACCAATCACAGATCTAAAAATCTTTTTCGACACTTTGGCATTAGATGAACATGATAGCATTGTCGCCAAAAGATTGCTGACAGAAATAAAGAACAGAATAGGTTTTCTTGTAAATGTCGGACTGGGTTATCTGACATTGAATCGTCTATCTTCCACTCTTTCAGGAGGAGAAAGTCAACGGATCAATCTTGCAACATCTTTAGGAAGCAGTCTTGTCGGATCTCTATATATTCTGGATGAACCCAGTATCGGATTACATTCCCGTGATACAACTTTACTTATAAAAGTATTAAGAGAACTGCAAGCTTTGGGAAATACCGTAATAGTCGTAGAACATGACGAAGAAATAATTCGTGCAGCAGATTATATCATCGACATAGGACCTAAAGCAGGACGTCTCGGCGGAGAGGTCGTTTATCAAGGAGACCTGTCGAAACTTGAAAAAGCTACAAAAAGCTATACGGTTCGGTATCTTACCGGTGAAGAAAAAATCGAAACGCCCGCCCACCGAAGGAAATGGAATAACTATATAAAAATAGAAGGAGCTGCACATAATAATCTCAAAGGGATAGATGTCATATTTCCTTTACATATAATGACAGTAGTTACCGGAGTCAGCGGTTCAGGAAAATCATCACTGGTCAGAGACGTATTTTTTAAATCTCTTTCCAGATTTTATGAAGAAGACGGGGAACAACCCGGTATATTCAACCGACTTTCCGGAGACATGCATTTGGTAAAACATATCGAATTTGTCGATCAAAATCCGATCGGTAAATCATCAAGATCTAATCCGGCAACATACCTGAAAGCTTTTGATGAAATCAGAAAATTATATGCCGACCAGCAGGCTGCTAAACAAATGGGATTTACCCCGGCATACTTTTCGTTCAACGTAGAAGGCGGACGCTGTGAAGAGTGTAAAGGCGACGGAACTATCACTGTTGAAATGCAATTTATGGCAGATATTACTCTTACATGTGAAAGTTGCCACGGGAAAAGATTTAAACAAGATATACTTGAAATCGAATATCGAGGAAAGAATATCAATGATGTATTGGAAATGACTATCAATCAGGCTATCGAATTTTTTTCGGAACAGCAAGGAAGCGCCGAGAAAAAAATCATCAAAAGACTGAAACCTCTACAAGATGTAGGATTAGGATATATTAAGCTCGGACAGGCTTCTTCGACCCTTTCGGGTGGAGAAAATCAACGGGTAAAGCTCGCTTATTTTTTGAGCAATGAAAAGCAAGAGCCTACGATATTCGTTTTTGACGAACCGACAACAGGATTACATTTTCATGATATAAAAACATTACTAAAAGCATTCGATTCTTTAATAGAAAAAGGGCATACGGTCGTAATTATCGAACACAATATGGACGTAATTAAATGTGCTGATTATGTCATAGACATGGGTCCTGAAGGAGGAGACAAAGGCGGTTTTCTTGTTTGTGCAGGAACTCCAGAAGATATTGCGTCTTGTGAAAAATCTTACACCGGGAAGTACTTAAAAGATAAATTATGA
- a CDS encoding YtxH domain-containing protein, whose product MKNLSALFAFLGGAAVGAALGVLFAPEKGEDTRKRICQLLREKGIKLNHHEMDELVDQITSELSSDKE is encoded by the coding sequence ATGAAAAATTTATCAGCATTATTTGCCTTTTTGGGTGGTGCAGCCGTTGGTGCTGCACTGGGAGTCCTGTTCGCTCCGGAAAAAGGAGAGGATACTCGTAAACGAATTTGCCAGCTCCTTCGTGAAAAAGGAATTAAATTGAACCATCATGAGATGGATGAATTGGTAGATCAGATCACTTCAGAATTAAGTTCGGATAAAGAGTAG
- a CDS encoding tetratricopeptide repeat protein — MKRIFIFTILSLCIVSGGKAQQIDYKATAFNLFLNGKISQWPWVINKMVADPKLQDTEGQLEILTYYYGLVGHLMDVGQKKQASENLRKANELAMKLYKTNPDNPLLLGLMSNLTGFQIALSPLKATTLAKGMMNKAKKSIAKGPNDPHVNILYSNILFYMPGIFGGDTEKALQGYKKALQTMEADPELKKNNWMYIQLMVTIGVVEEKRENYVEAQKMYRKVLELYPEYAHVKNVSYPRLLEKMKG; from the coding sequence ATGAAACGAATATTTATTTTTACTATTTTGTCTTTGTGTATAGTGTCGGGGGGTAAAGCCCAGCAGATTGATTATAAAGCTACAGCATTTAACTTATTTTTGAATGGAAAAATTTCCCAGTGGCCGTGGGTCATTAATAAGATGGTTGCTGATCCTAAATTGCAAGATACAGAAGGACAGTTGGAAATTTTAACATATTATTATGGTTTGGTCGGTCATTTGATGGATGTCGGGCAGAAAAAACAGGCATCGGAGAATTTGCGGAAGGCTAATGAGCTTGCGATGAAGCTGTATAAAACAAATCCGGACAATCCTCTTTTACTTGGTCTCATGTCTAATTTGACAGGTTTTCAAATAGCCCTATCCCCTTTGAAAGCTACAACCTTAGCTAAAGGTATGATGAATAAAGCTAAAAAATCTATTGCTAAAGGGCCGAATGATCCGCATGTAAATATTTTATATTCGAATATCTTGTTCTATATGCCGGGAATCTTTGGAGGAGATACGGAGAAAGCGTTACAAGGTTATAAAAAAGCTTTACAAACAATGGAAGCTGATCCCGAGTTGAAAAAAAATAATTGGATGTACATTCAATTAATGGTAACAATCGGGGTCGTAGAAGAAAAACGAGAGAATTATGTGGAAGCTCAGAAAATGTATCGTAAAGTTTTAGAGTTATATCCGGAATATGCACATGTGAAAAATGTTTCTTATCCTCGTTTATTGGAAAAAATGAAAGGTTGA
- a CDS encoding nucleotidyltransferase — translation MKPTLFVLAAGMGSRYGGLKQLDGLGPNGETIMDYSIFDAVRGGFGKVVFVIRHSFEEDFRTKILKKYENIIPVEVVFQELDYLPDGFSLPEGREKPWGTNHAVLMGKDVIKEPFAVINADDFYGRESFAILADYLSKLDGKQNEYCMVGYRVGNTLSESGSVARGVCEMNDKNELTSVVERTQIERRDGKVMFKEGDVWTEVDENAPVSMNMWGFTPDYFKYSEDYFVQFLKENAENLKAEYFIPLMVNHLIQNKIATVKVLDTPSKWFGVTYALDRPVVVDKINALVAAGEYPAKLF, via the coding sequence ATGAAACCTACACTATTTGTTTTGGCTGCCGGAATGGGTAGCCGTTATGGCGGATTGAAGCAGTTAGACGGGCTTGGTCCTAATGGCGAAACTATCATGGATTATTCTATTTTTGATGCAGTGCGTGGTGGCTTCGGGAAAGTTGTTTTTGTAATCAGACATTCTTTTGAAGAAGATTTCAGGACAAAAATTTTAAAGAAATATGAGAATATAATACCTGTTGAGGTAGTATTTCAAGAATTAGATTATTTACCTGATGGGTTCTCTCTTCCTGAAGGCCGGGAGAAGCCGTGGGGAACTAATCATGCTGTATTAATGGGGAAAGATGTGATTAAAGAGCCATTTGCTGTCATTAATGCAGATGATTTTTATGGCCGTGAAAGTTTTGCCATTCTTGCAGATTATTTGTCTAAATTGGACGGAAAACAGAATGAATATTGTATGGTAGGATATCGTGTCGGAAATACTCTGTCCGAAAGTGGCTCTGTTGCTCGGGGAGTTTGCGAAATGAATGATAAAAATGAGCTGACCTCTGTTGTAGAGCGGACTCAAATAGAACGGCGTGACGGAAAGGTAATGTTTAAAGAGGGAGATGTCTGGACAGAAGTTGACGAGAATGCTCCCGTATCAATGAATATGTGGGGATTTACGCCCGATTACTTTAAATATTCAGAAGATTATTTTGTTCAGTTCTTAAAAGAAAATGCAGAAAATCTTAAGGCTGAATACTTTATTCCGTTGATGGTAAATCATTTGATTCAAAATAAAATCGCAACAGTTAAAGTTTTGGATACGCCTTCTAAATGGTTTGGTGTAACTTATGCTTTAGATCGTCCGGTTGTTGTAGATAAGATCAATGCTTTGGTTGCTGCCGGAGAGTACCCTGCTAAGTTATTTTAA
- a CDS encoding RNA polymerase sigma factor: protein MNNLASRTDEELVVLYSKGNNEAFDILLNRYKNRIYSYIYYIVKDRELTEDIFQETFVKVITTIKQGRYVETGKFPSWISRIAHNLIIDYYRQEKSENHLSNDEMNPDVFNRKELSEGTIEDSLVQTQIRADIRKLVAALPDNQKEVLIMRYYKNMSFKEIADATNVSINTALGRMRYAILNMRKMAEDHHIELSL, encoded by the coding sequence ATGAATAATTTAGCATCACGAACAGACGAAGAACTGGTCGTACTTTATTCGAAGGGTAATAACGAGGCTTTTGACATTCTTCTGAACAGATACAAAAACCGTATTTATTCTTATATATATTATATAGTCAAAGACAGAGAATTGACCGAGGACATTTTTCAGGAAACCTTCGTAAAAGTAATCACGACTATCAAACAAGGACGCTATGTCGAAACCGGAAAATTTCCATCTTGGATTTCCCGCATAGCTCACAATTTAATTATTGATTATTATCGTCAGGAGAAAAGTGAAAATCATTTATCTAATGACGAAATGAATCCTGATGTATTCAATCGAAAAGAATTAAGTGAAGGAACGATAGAAGACTCACTGGTACAGACTCAAATTCGAGCCGATATTCGCAAACTGGTAGCTGCGCTTCCCGATAACCAGAAAGAGGTTCTCATCATGCGCTATTATAAAAACATGAGTTTTAAAGAGATTGCTGACGCTACAAATGTAAGTATCAATACTGCTTTGGGACGTATGAGGTATGCTATCTTAAATATGAGAAAAATGGCCGAAGATCACCATATAGAACTTTCTTTATAA
- a CDS encoding calycin-like domain-containing protein has protein sequence MKKNLFYLFIALFAVTSMTACGDDDDDKDTGINVAGSYTGTIIVNITDEESENPIKLENQEFTVTQNGQESINLSISGLVLAEGTAPMDISAPNVPFSVDGEKVILNSTDLNIPLKVLGGLDAYIKSMVGNFQGNEVAFKIVAEQELVEKVYITVTGTKK, from the coding sequence ATGAAAAAGAATTTATTTTATTTGTTTATAGCATTGTTTGCTGTTACATCTATGACTGCATGTGGTGATGACGATGATGATAAAGATACAGGTATTAATGTTGCCGGATCATATACCGGTACGATTATTGTTAATATTACCGATGAAGAATCTGAGAATCCGATAAAATTAGAAAATCAGGAATTCACCGTAACTCAGAATGGACAAGAATCTATTAATTTGTCTATTTCTGGACTTGTATTAGCAGAAGGTACTGCCCCTATGGATATTAGTGCACCTAATGTGCCTTTTTCTGTAGATGGTGAAAAAGTTATTTTGAATTCGACAGATCTTAATATTCCCTTGAAAGTATTAGGCGGTTTAGATGCATATATAAAGTCTATGGTAGGAAATTTTCAAGGGAATGAAGTTGCTTTTAAAATTGTTGCAGAACAAGAGTTGGTAGAAAAAGTCTATATAACTGTTACTGGGACGAAAAAGTAA
- a CDS encoding TlpA disulfide reductase family protein, with translation MYKKLLFFVGVLLLLSSCTNNYTIEGTVDKMADGAKVLLRKQVNESFVDLDSTFVKNGKFVFRGKQDTAAMALLTVESREKLPYMPVLFILENGNLKVKVDTVSSVSGTKLNDVFQSYMESRFSTDKKMEQLSREYVTDYLTGTLTDSILTKLKKQFSDEEVNLKILTQKYIQNNTDNVSGIYVFLQNSYLFSPEEQAAIIQDAKQFFKEDRMIQTFSDILEHTRNIAVGMPYVDLKMQDPKGKEVSLSDYVGKGKYVLVDFWASWCAPCRKQMPTLISLYDRFKNKNFEIIGVSFDNNKNEWIQYIQNAKLPWPQMSDLNGWESEAVLLYAIQGIPHTILVDPQGKIVAKDLKGSALVKKLEEVLK, from the coding sequence ATGTATAAGAAATTATTATTTTTTGTCGGAGTTTTATTGCTCCTGTCTTCGTGTACTAATAACTATACAATCGAAGGAACTGTGGATAAGATGGCAGATGGAGCAAAAGTACTACTCCGAAAACAAGTAAATGAATCGTTTGTCGACTTGGACAGTACTTTTGTAAAAAATGGAAAGTTTGTATTTCGAGGAAAGCAAGATACTGCGGCTATGGCGTTATTGACAGTCGAGAGTAGAGAGAAATTGCCTTATATGCCGGTTCTGTTTATTTTGGAAAATGGAAATCTGAAAGTTAAAGTAGATACAGTTTCATCAGTTTCAGGTACGAAGTTGAATGATGTATTTCAAAGTTATATGGAATCTCGATTTAGTACGGATAAAAAAATGGAACAACTAAGTCGGGAATATGTGACGGATTACCTTACGGGGACATTGACGGATAGCATCTTGACAAAATTGAAAAAACAATTTTCAGATGAAGAAGTGAATTTGAAAATCTTGACTCAAAAATATATACAAAATAATACCGACAACGTTTCAGGAATTTACGTATTTCTCCAAAACAGTTATTTATTCTCACCTGAGGAGCAAGCTGCGATAATCCAGGATGCAAAGCAGTTTTTTAAAGAAGATCGTATGATACAGACGTTTTCGGATATTTTAGAACATACCCGAAATATTGCTGTCGGAATGCCATATGTTGATTTAAAAATGCAAGATCCGAAAGGAAAAGAGGTCTCATTATCTGATTACGTTGGAAAAGGGAAATATGTGTTGGTCGATTTTTGGGCTTCATGGTGCGCTCCTTGCCGAAAACAGATGCCGACATTAATCAGTTTATATGATCGGTTTAAAAATAAGAACTTTGAAATTATCGGTGTTTCGTTTGACAATAATAAAAATGAGTGGATTCAATACATTCAGAATGCAAAACTTCCGTGGCCTCAGATGAGTGATTTGAACGGATGGGAGTCTGAAGCAGTATTACTTTATGCGATACAAGGCATACCGCATACGATATTAGTAGATCCGCAAGGAAAAATTGTAGCAAAAGATTTGAAAGGTTCAGCTTTGGTGAAGAAATTAGAAGAAGTCCTGAAATAA